In one Alnus glutinosa chromosome 14, dhAlnGlut1.1, whole genome shotgun sequence genomic region, the following are encoded:
- the LOC133856811 gene encoding probable beta-D-xylosidase 7, with protein MDRIIRVAKKPVVLVLLSGGPVDISSAKNDKNIGSILWAGYPGQAGGSAIAEVIFGDHNPGGRLPVTWYPQDFVKVPTTDMRMRAEPSSGYPGRTYRFYEGEKVFEFGYGLSYSKYVYELPAVTQSMIHLNQSLARF; from the exons atggataggATCATACg TGTAGCTAAGAAACCAGTTGTTCTGGTTCTCCTTTCTGGTGGTCCGGTTGATATATCTTCAGCCAAGAATGACAAGAACATCGGAAGCATCTTGTGGGCTGGTTATCCCGGCCAAGCTGGAGGAAGTGCGATTGCAGAAGTTATCTTTGGCGACCACAACCCAG GAGGAAGATTGCCAGTGACTTGGTATCCGCAAGATTTCGTAAAAGTACCAACGACAGACATGAGGATGAGGGCAGAGCCATCATCAGGCTATCCCGGGCGCACGTACCGTTTCTACGAAGGTGAAAAAGTTTTCGAGTTCGGTTACGGCCTCAGCTACTCAAAATATGTTTATGAGCTCCCAGCTGTCACACAAAGCATGATCCACTTGAATCAATCATTAGCTCGTTTTTGA